From the genome of Longispora fulva:
CTCAGCCGCTCCGCCTCGGCGAGGACCGCGCCCGGCATCACCAGGACGAACTCGTCGCCGCCGACCCGGGCGAGCAGGTCGTCTCGGCGGACCGAGCGGCTCATGACGGCGGCCACGCGTTGGAGCACCTCGTCGCCCACGAGGTGACCGTGCTCGGCGTTGAGGGAGTGCAGACGGTCGAGGTCGATCACCCCGATCATGGTGTGCCGGCGGATCGGTTCGGTCGCGGCGTACCGCTGGAAGTGCCGGCGGTTGGGCAGCCCGGTCAGGGTGTCGGTGTGCGCCTCGTCGGCGTACCGCGCGGCGGTGCGGTGCAGTTCCTCGTGGTCGAGGCGCACCGCGACCGAGTCCAGGAACAGCTTTCGGGCCCGGTCGAACGTGACCGAGGTGGCCGCGAACGAGGCCTGCACCGCCAGGTACGCCTCCTGGTAGCGCCCCGCCGCCGCGAGCGCCAGGGACCGCAGCCGCTCCGGTTCACCCACTCCGACGAGTTCCACCTGCACGTCGAGCCGGTCGAGCAGGTCGAGGGCCCGGTCCGGCTCGCCGAGCGTGATCGCCCGGCACACCTCGCCGAGCGCGACCATGGCCTCGTTCTCCGGGGCGTCCGCCTCGACCATGGTCGGCGGCGGGGGCGGCGGTCGCCGGACGGGGTCCGGGTCGGTGGCGGCGAGCCTGACCCTGGCGTACCACACCGCGGTGCGCAGAATCGGCCGCAGCGCCTCGGGTCCGTGGGTGGCGATCAGCTCGTCGGCCTCGTCGACGATCGAGGTCATGATCGCGGTGGCCTGGTCGCTCTGGCCGCAGTGGTCGAGGTACAGCGCCTGGCGCAGCTCGATGTCCTGCCGCCGGAAGTAGGGGGTGAACCGTCCGATCCGCTCGGCGATCACCAGCGACTCGTGCAGCAGGGCGACGGCGTGCTCGTAGAAGCCCATGAGCGAGTTCA
Proteins encoded in this window:
- a CDS encoding GGDEF domain-containing protein; its protein translation is MAEVTTELLRSMIADGRHSDAVAKADELADGPPYVAAYATLQKIAALFNLGRLTEIPAALDAAYAAVRGHDPAFLAEFHALAAGRAFLEGSLDRCATHIVLGDRALRDGAADSMEAVDAYGDLGYMNSLMGFYEHAVALLHESLVIAERIGRFTPYFRRQDIELRQALYLDHCGQSDQATAIMTSIVDEADELIATHGPEALRPILRTAVWYARVRLAATDPDPVRRPPPPPPTMVEADAPENEAMVALGEVCRAITLGEPDRALDLLDRLDVQVELVGVGEPERLRSLALAAAGRYQEAYLAVQASFAATSVTFDRARKLFLDSVAVRLDHEELHRTAARYADEAHTDTLTGLPNRRHFQRYAATEPIRRHTMIGVIDLDRLHSLNAEHGHLVGDEVLQRVAAVMSRSVRRDDLLARVGGDEFVLVMPGAVLAEAERLSRRVRADIAAEDWSALVGTATVSVSVGWAELEPGDSLIEAFAEADRRMLASKASSR